Below is a genomic region from Lineus longissimus chromosome 16, tnLinLong1.2, whole genome shotgun sequence.
ttttgtaatgtaatgtaatgttatGTGGTTATGTTGTTATGTTATGTAATGTTGTCATGTCGTGTCGTGTCATGATTAATTTTATGATATGTTTGTGATGTAAAGCGCCCCTATCAAAATAATTACTTCCGTTCAATGAGTAAAGGCGCTTTAACACAATTTATCGAAATGCTCGAATTTAATATTTTGTAGCAGATTTAGACATCATGTCCATCAGTTTTGTTTGacaaggtaaaaaaagattttgtaGTTTTCGGAGATTCGAAAATTTGACCTTCATTTTGGGTCATCGCTTGAGAGGGAGACGAGCTTAGCATCAGTTTGCTATCGAGTCATGATTTGACTTCATAATAATTACGTTTATAGATGATTAGTACTTCTCAGAAACATTGACGACGTTAGTGGCATTCTGAAAAAAACGTCATACAATTTCATTACCCTCTATGTACCAAACCCATTACCTGTCAGTGTATTATTGAACGACGGTGACTTCTGCTTCCTGTTTATTCGCCACTCTGCTTTCACAGTGATGTTGGTATTGATCTACAacacttttcaaatcattgaCGCATTATGTAAATATTGCCCGCCATGGACGGTAATGCCGCCCCACCGGGATGCAATGTCTATGCTATGGCAACGCACCAGCAGCGTTCGGCGTGTCTTCGTCTTGTCATGACGTcctttctgtttgaatatttcCTCCGACAGTTTCTTTGGCCCAATGCCTATGAGGCGCCATGTCGGAATTAACTTATTtgacgaaattatttgaaataagcaaattatatcgaaataaatgagtgaacgaagtcaagattatttccaaaccatataaatttgtttatttcaattgtatttaaaccatttactgttcctatcgatattgtttcaaacaatgaatttgctctcttttgattatattcatccaataaaacaacgtaactttattgttttcaaataatacattttctgaatatccgtggtttcaaataatcaaactgtctcgaaatgatggtttgttaaataatcaaaattaaaaaagtcatggCTTCTCAAACCAGGAAATTGTCCATGCCATTGGATGATAAACAATCACGCACAAAaacattatttccaaaccatcactttaacaaactgatcgtttcaaatcatgaaagtatgcacgaaattatttgtatacaatctAATTATACTCATCTaatgttgattatttgcatccctgcaacgttttttcaaaccatgaaaacgcgaactctgattgtttccatccaatcacttccaaaagtcattgtttccatccaagcaaAACTACGTTCATGGTATGCGCACATGGTTTGCGCAGTAGACAGGTTTGAATTCGAACTTAATAAAATGGTTAAAATACAATTGGAATAGCAAatttatggtttggaaataatcttgaattcgttcactcatttatttcgatataatttgcttatttcaaataatttcgtcaaataatttaattcccacatggcgcctcataaATGCCGAGGCAGAAGTTCTTCATAAGCAGCAGAGAGGCGGTGAAGCTATGAATCTCCTACAACAGTGACCCTGCCGGGAGACATGGCGAAATGTCGACCGGCCGGAGCGGGCAACATTGCGAATATATACCACACGATCACGTGGCGTGTCTCAGCCAATCACATTCACGGAATCTCATTTGAGGTATGAGATATCCCGATTCTAGCTCAGCCATTTTCAACAGGGTCTATCAAAATAGTATAAAATTCACTATCACCACATACTGCAAACTGAGATGCAGACCTGCCTAAAAACAAACAGCATTTAAAATTCTTAGTTACAGGATGGGTGGCTTTTTACTTCTCATTGGGTTTATTCTTCTCCAGTTCCATTGGCAAACTATACTAGTCTTCTTaaaaattttgacaatttttagaTATTGTTTTTCCTCTGAGGTATAAGAAAAAAACGATTTCCGTTAATCATCGCCCTCAGAGCAGAGGGTCAGGTCGATCACGTACTTGTATCAAAAACCAGTCAGCTTGCGGTTGTACAAGAAattagttcagtttgagatcaatgcgtggtatCACAATACCAGTTAATGAATGGTATTTTCTATTTGAAACATATACTTAACTCTTCTCAAAATAACCCGTCGTGGTCAAAGAGCTtattcgcgggttaaaagcccACCACACCCTAATCATCACACATTGAAAAGTGGCTCTAACATAGAAAATAACCCATTTCTCAGTATTTATTGCAtcatagtctttcaaataaagagtccggcaactagggaacgtatggcttcaacatcaaagccgccGCCCGTTTCGAAAGGCGCGCGTTTGGAGAGAGCTCTCTCAGGTAACGTGcatggtacacccaagccaattccgccgCACAACTGGATTTTGAACAATTATTCGATCCGCTGagcatggccgttacaagcaaCCCGTTTTAAAGCAAGCGGCTGCTTCAAAGTCACAGATCTTTATAAAATTATTAAAATATAACGTCAAAGATGAAAGTGATATGTTTCGCATTTggcttttcgacagttttgaagaGAAGCGATGGCACCGGTTTAGaaataattttcgaaaagcgtttttctactccacttcatcatatatttttgtggttagcggttaagtatgttgtcggtgcttaatggACCATCTAATGGTATCACATAGTTCcctttgttgtcatctaatgggatattcatataTCTTATTCATTTTGACCGAATACAACATTTAGTTTTATAACGGTTTTAATTTCGCCTTCGTggtaaaaagcaaaaaaaatgcaaaacgtacagttttttgtggttagatgttcacatgtttagaaatcccattGCAGGAGTATAAAACATTTTCTAATTTAATGTTACTGCTATtaaatgggatatttgatagttttgtgattgtGAAGCCCTGTTTCCGATTTATTTAGACTAGAAAACGGTTCGTTTTCCCATCAATAAGCTGTTTTAGCACGCAATTgagtggtgtgaggtataccgttccaatattgttgaacacgcaatgTGGCTTAAACGTTACACACATTTACGATATGTACATCAAGTTTTGAGTCACTTCATAAGCAACAAGTTACGGTATATGTTGGCATGATTACAACCTAATCATGGATTTTTTTATTACAAATTGCAAACAGATAAGAGTGCATCCCGTGCAGCCTAATCatggtttgattattgttatatttggcaattagcaactaatcaacacatctgcctaaattATTAGATCGTTCTTCTCAATATGATTTTTagtgtacatgactgtatgtaTTTGTAGGTCTGATTTGGAACCATTTTGAAGTAGTAAATACCGTTATTTATGGATACTTCGGAATGATAGCGTTATAAGTGCGAGAGCCAATCAGATGTGAGCAATAATTTTGGGTCATATATATAAATGCCTGGTATGACACCAATAATATATATCACTTAACAATTACCATAAGAATGAATCAAAGTTAACACTATAAAAATTATCGCACGGTTACGTGGTACTGATTCGTTCCGATATTAGCGTTTTATGACCCGAACCCACTTCCAAGAGAGCGGGTTTAGGCGGTTTGCGACTAATTGCAGACGACTTTCCTCATATAGCTTCGAGGCCTGGGGAGTTTCTGATATCTGGTCCTGGTTGTTATAAGAGGTGGAATATTTGTTATCAGGAACAGAGAATTCGGTGGAACGATAAAGGTACCTGACTGAAAAACCACTGTCATTGAGTCTAAACCTGGGCGGCAAATGCCCATACTTTCTGCAAATAATGTTGAAAATTCAATTACCGGAGGCTTGACTTGTAATCCTGGTAACCATTCCAAATGAAGCTAAAAGTAAAACCAGACGTATATGTATCTGCGCGTTTTTATTCATACTTTTCCTCGTTGAAGACGGTTGTGAGATAGTTGTTAGTCCAGAGATAACGTACATCGATTCAAACACCGAGAACGTCCGTTGCACAAAAATATGTTGACTTGGTATTCCGTTTGTTGCGTTGCGCGATCGATCGAACCTGGGTTTCACAAGCACAACAAGTCCGTTCGATTAGCAACAACTCTGCCCTGTTATGGCAAAACCTAGTAAGTCATAAAATGAACAACGGTTGATAATGATGGAAAAGAGTTCGCCACTGAGATTAACATGTCATTATAATCGACTGATTATGTAACAACATGACTTACTAGGTTTTGCCTGCATATTGTTAAATAAAACGTACTGTAAATAAGCTACTGGGCGATTAGATAAAAGGCAGGTTTCGAAACCCTcacgaaatgttatttgaatttAAATGGGGTGTTTTTGGATAAACAATTGAGAGGTTTTGCAGTCGACTGCAATATATAGATTTggaagaaaaaataaaaattgtataGCAATGCTGCACAACATTTCTACCAGACCCTCGTGTTaatttcaaacatgtcaataaatataatgtacaatgtatacatgtatttactatACATTATATAAATATAATGATAATGTATAGTAAATTTGTGAGATTAATTTTATCTACTCTTAAATTGACACATTGTCCTTTGTATTATCATTTGTATCATGAGTTAATGTACAAGAGTCACTGCAATGCACCCTTGCACAAATTGTACCTTGAGTGTACGAATAAACATGCATATATCAAGAGTCAGTTTTTATAAGATTCAGACAGTGGGTGATATATGACCGTCTCAGTTTTGCCTGAAATATTTTTCTGGTGAAAGGCCTATAGGTAGATAGAAAAATCGCGAAATTCCAGGTCCCTAAAACGAACTGTGTTTTTTTTCTACCGCCTCTGGGACGGTCCCTGTTGAGGGTCAAAATTGGACTTCCTAAAAATTacttttgaagttgaaatatctcaatCCGCCAATTACTACCCAGATTTTTTTTGATAGATGTCATGCAGCCTATGATGGAAGGAGCTGCGGAAAATGGAAAAGTGTCCCTGGGTGTCTGGGTCACCGAGTCTGTCTAAGGCGGCAGAGTCGATGACAACATCCTCATGTAGACTGACAGATTTTTTAACTTCACCCAAACTTGACTATTTGTAACTTTTGAATGAAACTGCATCGTCATTTTAAATTGTCGTACAGTAGTTGAGGGCGCGGCGTGTTTGGGGTGCTGCAAAACGgtactttttttctgaaaagacaCCGTGTATTTCAGGCAATCCAAAGCGGCGCCCTCAACATCCCAAGCTAGTTTATGCATGATAGGATTCCATTACCTTGCCCAATACTATGCCACTAAAAATATTGTGGGATAATGAAGGCGCGAGGGTATAGGTGGCGTCGAAGTTTCCCGATaatgactccgatttgacccgagttagctctccacgccTCGACTCTTTCCACGTTGAACAATGCACTAGTatggcgtttcctggagctaggatctaccAATTGACGTCATGGTGCTGCTATCGATTTTTTCGACGGcatgctgatggcgcttgaccactcaactgcgacgataaatggaaatgatgcGTGTTTTCGCAGCCACCcggtttaggccctacgacgacgtttatctattgtttgagttcacccgaacaatatacaaacgtcgtcgtagggcctaaccgggtggttgcgaaaccgcacgtgaactcggatctcggcgtgcactcacgtggcgggaaaggtctttcgacCCAAGTTTTTGTCGATTTTATCTCAGAAACTTTAACCACtcattgaatttgtcactgtaacccttccacttcactaatccgtatttatcacctttactggtcttgtaccttaacatcttctcgatcttgtattctagttggtcaggattaggaacgtAACTCAATTCCTGTTCGTAGAagtatccttgaatttcctcttttTGGTAATCtccaagcttgtagacgatgggatgagtgaagatgatctgtttgatttggaatacttcctcagtgaagttgggAAGGTagcctttaccgaaaatggacttgtactttgaaattcttacactgtcacctactttgtactttggatcaccgaaggtttctttgaggtgaagtccgtaaaggttgtaccaaactgctccttcgttttccatctttctggcgtctacaggtctcatacctattgatgagtgaaatgagttgttgaagccactgaccaagtcatctaaCATGTCAATTTACTTGTCGGTCTCCTTAATAGCAGTGAAATAATACCACCACATTgtatcctttaaagttctgttgaatctttcaattactgctgccttcttacttgacAATATAGAGAACCACCTATGTtgttttctgttaagagtttcttGAAGTTTTTTTGTTGTAGAATTCAGTGCCATCATCGAATTGGATCTTTTTCTGGTTTTGCCTCTCTGAAggtcactttaaatgcatctctgattcttctcctctcttactctacactgctagagcccaagcgTAACGGTTGAATAAATCTATTACTGTTAATATGTATCTGTAATCTTCGTTTTTATTCTCAaacttctgcatgtcaaccaggtcggcttgTCATTGTTCGATGTAAGATTCCATTGTCTTTCTAGGTGAATTTCTTAACATCATGTGTGTCATCTGCTTTTCCCCTATTTATCGGTAACAGAAGGCCTATAACCAAGCTCAGTAATATGATCAACAACAACATGACTGTGGTCAACATGAGTGTGAACAGGTTTATTTTCAATCGTACTAACAGGTTTATTAATAATTGCATCATTAGTCAAACTTGGtcctcttgacgaagtcatagtcaTAGTCTCCACCCTGATTGTATAACACTTCGTCCTCTCATCATTGGTGGTGATAAAGTTGTTTTATTATTAACATCTATCTTACGAAGTTTAGCATTAATGGGTGCAATCAAgatattgttattgtaattAACTATTATACCCATCTTAAGTACCATGTCAGATCCAATGATGTAATGTACTGGTGATTAACAAAATCCAGTCTTGTATGTGTAGCAGATAATGATTAATCTAGTACCTAGCAATTGAAGttggaatatcaggatgtttgATAATGTTTTACACATGTTTTCTACATGAAGCATtcttatcaatcaatcaatcaatcaatcatttgggATTTAAGGTGCCTATATCCACAAAAAAAACGTGATCAAAGACACCAGAGAAACCAATCAAAAAAAAATAAGCTGCTGGCTATTTTGACAGTCTGCTGCCTAGTTAGAGAACAGGAAAGTTTTCAGCTTTCTCTTGTAGACAAGGATACTGCTGCTCGCACGAATTTCCTGTGGTAGCCCGTTCCACAGGCGCGGCGCAACACTAGCAAAAGCCCTGTCTCCAGAGGAAGCCATCCTGCTGCGTGGTTGCACCAGCAGCAGTCTGTCCGAGGAACGCAATGATCGGGACGGCTTGTACATTGTTAGAAGATCTTGCAAATAAACTGGCGCAACACCATTTATGCATTTAAATGTTAGCAACAGAACTTCAAATTTAATTCTGCTGGCTACGGGCAACCAGTGGAGGTCACGGAGAATGGGAGAAATATGATCTGATCTTGCAACTCCAGTCACCATCCTCGCTGCACAATTCTGGACCCTTTGCAATGAAGCAACACTCTGCTAAGGTAAACCAATCAGCAGTGCATTCAGCCCATCCAATTTGGATGTCACGAATGCATTTACAAGCGTAGCAGTTGCATCAGGGGTCAGAAACTTTCTGATCAGACCAATGTTGTGCAGGTGATAATAACTGGACCTGCAGATAGATCGTATATGGTGGTTCATTGAGACATGTTCGTCAAACAACGCGCCTATATTTCTAGCCAAAGAGACTGCAGCAATGTTTTGGTCACCAATCTTGACAGATGTTCATGGCCATCAAAATTTCTCCTTTGATGCTTCGAACAAATCAGAAGAAACTCTGAATTGTCGTCATTTAGCTTGAGGAAATTTTGTGCGATCCATTGGCGAACTTCCGCAATACAGGTTTCAAGTTTGCCGATTGACTGTACTGAATCGGTCTGCTCAAAACATATGTAGAGTTGAGTATCATCAGCAAAGAAATGAACCTTTATACTTTGACGTCGAATCAGATCAGCCAGTGGAGCCATATAAATGCTGAAAAGCAATGGGCCCAAGACTGATCCTTGGGGAACGCCTGTCTCTAGCTTGAAAGCTAAAGATGACTCTCCTTTAACTATAACCTTCTGTGACCTGTTTGTCAGGTAGGACCTAAACCACTCCAAAGCGGTACCATTCAGACCGATCCTGTCACGTAGACGATCAAGGAGGACCGAATGATTGACAGTATCAAATGCTGCAGATAAATCCAGCAATACCAGACCAACCATTTGCTTTTTATCTAGTGCCAAGAGGATGTCATTCATAACCCTGACCAAGGCTGTTTCGGTACTATGGTTGGCCCGGTATGCCGACTGCATGCATTCGAAAAGCTCGTTTTCGGACATGTGGTCACGTAACTGGTGGTCAACTACCCTTTTCCAAAATTTTGGAGATGAAGCTTAGGTTGGAAACAGGCCGATAGTTTTTAAGGTCCTCCCTTTGTAGACTAGGTTTCTTCAAAAGTGGCGTGACATTGGCTGATTTGAGACAATCCGGAACTGAACCAGATAAAATTGACGAGTTTACAAACTTACAGATTGCAGGAGAAATTGCTTCAGCAATCGCATCCTCTTTAAGAAGATGTGTGGGAAGAGGATCAAGTGCACAAGATTTTGTTAGCGACTTCTTGATCATCCTTCTAATTTCATCCTCAGTAACAGGTTGAAAGAAAGACAGCTTTTGTTGGCAGCTAGGTTGCTCAGCGTCAGTAACCAATGACCCCATTGAATCGCGGAGCCCTGAAAGGTAGACATTAATGCCATTGACCTTATTTTGGAAAGAATGAGCAAATCTATTGGCTAGCTGCTGCCCTTCCCCAACAGAGAAGTCAGGCAATGAGCTGACTTTCTTCCTGTTGAGCAATGAGTTCACAGTTCTGTAGAGTTTACGCTGATCACCACAATCGTCCTTAATTTTTTCAACTTGAAAGTCCCTTTTTGCCTTCTCAATCTTCCGAATAACCTGCACATGCTTTTCACGGTAGACCTCCCTATGGATTTCAAGCTTTGAGTGGCGCCACTGTCTCTCAGCCTTTCTGCGGAACATGCATGCCTCGTGCACCTCAGCATTATACCATGGTACCTTGTGCCGTATTGTAACTGCCTTAGAATGAATTGGTGCATGCTTGTCCAAGATTGCCTTCAGATCGTGGTTGTAGGTTTCCACCAAGACTGAGGCATTGTCTTGGACACATTGGTTCACTGCAGATGCTGCAACATCAAGAGCAAATGCACCAACATCTATTGACCTCAGCCTTGTTACATCCATCATCACACGATTTGGCTGTTTCACGCATTTGCCTGGGAGAGTGAAAGTCACAGGGCAATGGTCTGACATCAATGATGCACCAACCGACAGATCACCAATCACGTTCATGTCAGTAGCACGCGTGATAACCTGATCCAAGATATGACCCTTGATATGAGTTGGATCCTTCACGTGTTGGACCAGGCTATACGTTTCCAAGATATTGAGATATATTATAGCATCTCGATCACTGGGGTTGTCAACATGAAAGTTGAGGTCGCCCATGATGATCAGTGGACAGGCGATGGAAGACAGAGTCTCTAACAGATTTGCGAACTCCTCGAAAAACAATGTTGTTGTCAGTTTGTTCTTGTAATTAGGAGGGGGTCTATACACAATAGCAAGTCTTATACAGTCTGAGTTAGTCTGTAACCTGAACTGAATGATCTCGAAGGAACTGTATACACTATCAGTCGAAATCTTGGTGACATTCAGCTGATCTCTATAGACAAGACCAACACCCCCACCACGACCAAGTCGAGGTTTATGCTGAAGCTTATAACCGTAGGGCAGCATCTGACCAATGTGAACGCTGTCCTTTTGTGAATCTGAGTCAAGCCATGTTTCTGTAAGAGCAACAAGATCAATTATCTCATCATCGAGAAAGTCACACAAGGATGTTGCCTTGTTTCTCACAGATCTAATATTCAGCAAAgcaatatttacacctttttctCCTGAGGGGGTTAAAGGCTTGTGTTTACATTTACCAGCCCCTCCACCATGCCGCCTAATTCTGGCCCTTTTGTAAATGTTCAGAGACCGGAGTACACATTCCACTGGCTTTGAAACTGACACATGCCAATTTCTGAGTGCCTTACTTTACATACATAACATGTTTTTTTGTCTCAAACCAACCATACGATGAACCATTCATctaatttgtttttgttgtcACATGGATACGTTTTGTTTTGTAACGGAGAACAATGAATAAAATCCTTAAGCCAGAAGCTATCATCAGTAATCAGAATCGATCTTACCCATGCTATCCATAACGGTTAGGATCACGCCGTTTGACAACTGTTATTGTTCCTTAGATTGTATTGTGCTACTGTTTCAGTTCGAAACCAATTCTGTATTTCATGAGAGTAAGAGCTAATCAAGTAAATATGACCGTCGgttcctcatcattatcattttacCCCGTGAGCGAGCGGTGACGGAGAAGTATTGGCGATAAATCCTGTGTTATCTGTCATTTGGAACTTGATCATTCCAGCAAATTCTCCGAAGAGATGTTGTTTGTCGGTTTCCCTTCAGCACAGTCCTGCAGGATGATGTTGTCCAGTCTTTTAGTACCTCTTGTGACTAACCTTACACTGCTTCTGCTTTGCAACCACCGTCAGCCAGGTAAGTGTCTTGATGTCaaatcaatcttgacactagaggcgctgatttcgttccttacaacgcctctagaatTAGTAAGTTGCACCCATCTGAAAAACAGTATCGCGGATATCGgaaaggaaataatttttctAATTGCAATAAGGTCACCACACATGTAcagcccgcgaaaatgattgctgccctacgCTGCGTTTATAGTTGTCCATAAAATCATCTTAAAATCCACCAGTAAGTGTCAGATCGTAATTATAATgatcttgttttgtttttttattgataaaatagaACGTTTGACGAATTAATGTGGCACTAATTCTCCCCTGAATGAGATTTAcggtctgaactggtgacacagTATATGGCGTAGGCTTatcaaacacctgaatctcaagattgcgatatccaagatggcgtcaaTTGATCAATTCCTGTATctgatttttattttattttggcaCTGTGCGAGTATGGATGTCAAAATACAGTACCCacttatggcaagcggagtgtccagtaattaaaaaaacctagatttaatcaaaaaaaacctggttttttacctaataaactaagtttatttggaaaaaatataggttttttaaaaacaaccttgtttattagctaataaaccgagtttcattaataaaaccaagtttctttacgttctttcctaataaagtaggtttttaacagaaactaacattttatgctaaaaaacctggtttattacctaaaaaacttggttttttaccacataatcgtataaaatatatgtttctgtacagaaatgccagtttattcaataaaacaaggtttattaccaaaacaacctagtttatttaaaaaaactaagtttattactaataaacctagtttttttaaataaacctggtttattagaaaacttacatttttaaacctcgatcctacctacattgagttatctgggatgaggttagggtctcactaactagtttacagagtgcagtgcagtgcagcattagtaccacgtggtgccgaggttgcccatcctcgtcccgataacatcgcggatttgtgtacatggggcgaggtaaaaaatacaagtttctcgatagaaagtaggtttttgcacgccgtttgtccagttattcaaaacaacctacatttttacaataaaaccaggttttattgcaaaaaaataagttgttttgtataaaaccaagttttttacgtaaaaaggtaggtttattagccatttgtccagtta
It encodes:
- the LOC135500840 gene encoding uncharacterized protein LOC135500840: MDSMETWLDSDSQKDSVHIGQMLPYGYKLQHKPRLGRGGGVGLVYRDQLNVTKISTDSVYSSFEIIQFRLQTNSDCIRLAIVYRPPPNYKNKLTTTLFFEEFANLLETLSSIACPLIIMGDLNFHVDNPSDRDAIIYLNILETYSLVQHVKDPTHIKGHILDQVITRATDMNVIGDLSVGASLMSDHCPVTFTLPGKCVKQPNRVMMDVTRLRSIDVGAFALDVAASAVNQCVQDNASVLVETYNHDLKAILDKHAPIHSKAVTIRHKVPWYNAEVHEACMFRRKAERQWRHSKLEIHREVYREKHVQVIRKIEKAKRDFQVEKIKDDCGDQRKLYRTVNSLLNRKKVSSLPDFSVGEGQQLANRFAHSFQNKVNGINVYLSGLRDSMGSLVTDAEQPSCQQKLSFFQPVTEDEIRRMIKKSLTKSCALDPLPTHLLKEDAIAEAISPAICYLPNFTEEVFQIKQIIFTHPIVYKLGDYQKEEIQGYFYEQELSYVPNPDQLEYKIEKMLRYKTSKGDKYGLVKWKGYSDKFNEWLKFLR